From Acidipropionibacterium acidipropionici, one genomic window encodes:
- a CDS encoding MFS transporter yields the protein MLSNTTLGVLMATINASIVMISLPAIFSGIHLNPLQPGNVSYLLWMIMGYMLVTAVLVTGFGRLGDMLGRVRIYNAGFVVFSIGAVALALDPWTGGQGAMWLIGWRLVQAVGGSMLFANSTAIITDTFPADRRGMALGINQVAGMAGSFLGLILGGLLAVVHWRAVFFVSVPIGIAGTIWSYLSLHESGTRNPGRFDVWGNVTFAVGLTAVLAGIQPYGDSSTGWTNPAVLAAIIGGALVLVVFGIIELHSAAPMFNLSLFRIRAFTMANIASLLAAIGRGGLQFMLIIWLQGIWLPLHGYSYEQTPLWAGIYMVPITIGFLVAGPLSGILSDRFGARLFATLGLSIVAATFVGLMLLPVDFPYWVFALLTGLSGIGSGMFSSPNRSAIMNSVPARERGSASGMAGTVQNAGNSLSIGVFFSLMIIGLSTSLPHALSSGLSSNGVPASVAARIAQTPPVSSLFAAFLGYNPIGTLLAPSGVLNRAGVNAPALTGKEFFPHLMAAPFH from the coding sequence GTGCTGAGCAACACCACCCTCGGCGTTCTCATGGCCACCATCAACGCCTCGATCGTGATGATCTCCCTTCCCGCCATCTTCAGCGGCATCCACCTCAACCCGCTCCAGCCGGGCAATGTCAGCTACCTGCTCTGGATGATCATGGGCTACATGCTCGTCACCGCGGTGCTGGTGACCGGGTTCGGGCGCCTCGGCGACATGCTCGGACGGGTGCGGATCTACAACGCCGGATTCGTGGTCTTCTCGATCGGCGCCGTCGCTCTGGCGCTCGACCCGTGGACCGGCGGGCAAGGGGCGATGTGGCTCATCGGGTGGCGGCTCGTCCAGGCCGTGGGCGGGTCCATGCTCTTCGCCAACTCCACGGCCATCATCACCGACACCTTCCCGGCCGATCGACGCGGCATGGCGCTGGGCATCAACCAGGTCGCCGGCATGGCAGGATCCTTCCTCGGGCTCATTCTCGGCGGTCTGCTGGCGGTGGTGCACTGGCGGGCCGTCTTCTTCGTCTCGGTGCCGATCGGCATCGCGGGCACGATCTGGTCGTACCTGTCGCTCCACGAGTCCGGCACCCGCAACCCCGGGCGATTCGACGTCTGGGGCAATGTCACCTTCGCGGTGGGGCTCACCGCCGTTCTGGCCGGCATCCAGCCCTATGGCGACTCCTCGACCGGCTGGACCAACCCGGCGGTGCTCGCGGCCATCATCGGAGGCGCCCTCGTCCTGGTCGTCTTCGGGATCATCGAGCTGCACTCGGCGGCACCCATGTTCAACCTGTCGCTGTTCCGCATCAGAGCCTTCACGATGGCCAACATCGCCAGCCTGCTGGCGGCCATCGGACGCGGGGGCCTCCAGTTCATGCTCATCATCTGGCTCCAGGGGATCTGGTTGCCGTTGCACGGCTACTCCTACGAGCAGACCCCGCTGTGGGCCGGGATCTACATGGTGCCGATCACCATCGGCTTCCTCGTGGCGGGCCCCCTGTCCGGAATACTCTCCGACCGCTTCGGAGCGCGGCTCTTCGCGACCCTCGGCCTGTCCATCGTCGCGGCGACCTTCGTCGGCCTCATGCTGCTGCCGGTGGACTTTCCATACTGGGTCTTCGCCCTGCTCACCGGCCTGTCCGGCATCGGGTCGGGAATGTTCAGCTCCCCGAACCGCAGCGCCATCATGAACAGTGTCCCCGCCAGGGAGCGCGGCTCGGCCTCCGGCATGGCCGGCACCGTCCAGAACGCCGGCAACTCCCTGTCCATCGGCGTCTTCTTCTCCCTCATGATCATCGGCCTGTCCACCTCCCTGCCGCACGCCCTGTCCTCGGGGCTCTCCTCGAACGGGGTGCCCGCCTCGGTGGCCGCCCGCATCGCCCAGACCCCTCCGGTGAGCTCCCTCTTCGCGGCCTTCCTGGGCTACAACCCGATCGGCACCCTGCTGGCCCCCAGCGGCGTCCTCAACCGGGCCGGCGTCAACGCCCCGGCCCTCACCGGCAAGGAGTTCTTCCCGCACCTCATGGCAGCGCCCTTCCATTAG
- a CDS encoding glutamine amidotransferase: MPTAIALRHVHFEDLGVIEPVLRDAGYGLRYVDVADSPGAIARLDPDLLVSLGAPVGADDVARYPWLTAESELLRRRADAGAPVLGICLGAQLLALAMGGHLVSGGSTEIGYAPIELTESGQESPLRHLEGVPVLHWHGDRFTTPPDAVRLAATRIDPDQAFSQGPTVLGLQFHVEADPGHIERWLIGHAHEMASVGVDPDRVRQDALLHGERLTAAARAMARDWLAGL; the protein is encoded by the coding sequence ATGCCCACCGCCATCGCCCTGCGCCACGTCCACTTCGAGGACCTCGGCGTGATCGAACCCGTGCTGCGCGACGCCGGCTACGGCCTCCGCTATGTCGACGTCGCCGACAGCCCCGGGGCGATCGCCCGGCTGGACCCGGATCTGCTGGTGAGTCTGGGCGCCCCGGTCGGGGCCGACGACGTCGCCCGCTACCCGTGGCTGACGGCCGAGAGCGAACTGCTGCGCCGCAGGGCCGACGCCGGCGCCCCGGTGCTGGGCATCTGCCTGGGAGCCCAGCTGCTCGCCCTGGCGATGGGCGGCCATCTGGTGAGCGGCGGGTCGACCGAGATCGGCTATGCACCGATCGAGCTCACCGAGTCCGGGCAGGAGAGCCCGCTGCGCCACCTGGAGGGGGTACCGGTGCTGCACTGGCACGGGGACCGGTTCACCACGCCGCCCGACGCCGTGCGCCTGGCCGCCACGCGGATCGACCCCGACCAGGCCTTCAGCCAGGGCCCGACCGTCCTGGGCCTGCAGTTCCATGTCGAGGCCGATCCCGGGCATATCGAAAGATGGCTGATCGGCCACGCCCATGAGATGGCGTCGGTGGGCGTCGACCCGGATCGGGTGCGCCAGGATGCGCTGCTCCACGGGGAGCGGCTCACCGCGGCCGCCCGCGCGATGGCGCGGGACTGGCTGGCCGGCCTGTGA
- a CDS encoding YccF domain-containing protein produces MRTLLNIIWLFLGGIWLGLGYLVAGVLACILVVTIPVGLASFRMARYVLWPFGSAVVRRPGAGAGSALMNLVWFVIAGWWLALLHVIAAAAQSITVVGIANAVVSLKMIPVSLFPFGRMIVPRGSLAPGERPLHSV; encoded by the coding sequence ATGCGCACCCTGCTCAACATCATCTGGCTGTTCCTCGGCGGAATCTGGCTCGGCCTGGGGTACCTGGTGGCGGGGGTGCTCGCCTGCATCCTGGTGGTGACGATCCCGGTCGGCCTGGCCTCCTTCAGGATGGCCCGATACGTGTTGTGGCCCTTCGGCAGCGCGGTCGTGCGGCGTCCCGGCGCCGGTGCGGGCAGTGCGCTGATGAACCTCGTCTGGTTCGTCATCGCCGGCTGGTGGCTGGCGCTGCTCCACGTGATCGCGGCCGCCGCCCAGTCGATCACCGTCGTGGGGATCGCCAACGCCGTCGTGAGCCTCAAGATGATCCCGGTCTCGCTGTTCCCCTTCGGACGGATGATCGTGCCCAGGGGATCCTTGGCCCCCGGCGAGCGCCCGCTGCACTCCGTGTAG
- a CDS encoding MarR family winged helix-turn-helix transcriptional regulator: MGPECAPTQGPDDPSAPPDEDFTSRFTTAISRISRRIRVTSFTMTYGALSALATIDRSGPLRPAELADIERVTRPSITRIVAALESRGYISRTDDPDDGRAFVVAITSSGRTALKQARTERAGDIACLMEGLTDPQLEALHQALPALERIARNASTGTERR; the protein is encoded by the coding sequence ATGGGCCCGGAGTGCGCCCCGACGCAGGGGCCCGACGACCCCTCCGCGCCCCCCGATGAGGACTTCACCTCAAGGTTCACGACCGCCATCAGCCGGATCAGCCGGCGGATCCGGGTGACGTCGTTCACCATGACCTACGGTGCGCTGTCGGCCCTGGCGACCATCGACCGGTCGGGGCCACTGCGTCCGGCCGAGCTGGCCGATATCGAAAGGGTCACCAGGCCCTCGATCACCAGGATCGTCGCCGCACTGGAATCCCGCGGATACATCAGCCGCACCGATGACCCCGACGACGGCCGGGCCTTCGTCGTGGCCATCACCTCCTCCGGCCGGACGGCGCTCAAGCAGGCGCGCACCGAGCGGGCCGGTGATATCGCCTGCCTGATGGAGGGTCTCACCGACCCGCAGCTCGAGGCCCTCCACCAGGCGCTTCCGGCACTGGAGAGGATCGCCCGCAATGCCTCGACCGGCACCGAGCGGCGCTGA
- a CDS encoding energy-coupling factor transporter transmembrane component T: MPRLLERPADPVITDDGAGRRPSPGAGPLEARPGRAGGTNRPARTAGGAPTHPVAWWAWALATGAAVSMTTSPLLIVLVIAALALVVANRRSDAPWARSAGTYITLALSVIIIRMVFQILLGGSDTGTVLVRLPRIPLPLGVTLGGPVTAEGLATTGYDALRLATMLACFGAANTLADPRGVLKSVPAALHDISVAVVIALSVFPQLIVSVARVRRARRLRGGRAKGLRALTSILIPVLQDAVESSMDLSRAMESRGFGRTRDNRRVRPGTATGLVASMCGLVIGVYLLLTDPRWASAPRLSAQLVGAVVLGLSAIGAVAGLRSSGRRLRVTRYRPHRWTPRSIAVIGCGLLVVICTAALNSLAPAAVNPSTSPLEWPVLHPLMLGIAALVAAPAFLTSPPRRARAAQPRQRDLPAQPRQRDLPAQPRPNHPDRRGR; this comes from the coding sequence GTGCCCCGGCTGCTGGAACGTCCCGCCGACCCCGTCATCACCGATGACGGGGCCGGACGCCGCCCCTCCCCCGGAGCCGGACCGCTGGAGGCCCGGCCGGGACGCGCCGGGGGCACGAACAGGCCGGCACGCACGGCCGGCGGGGCGCCCACCCATCCGGTGGCCTGGTGGGCCTGGGCGCTGGCCACCGGCGCCGCGGTGAGCATGACCACCAGTCCACTGCTCATTGTCCTGGTGATCGCCGCCCTGGCACTCGTGGTCGCCAACCGGCGCAGCGACGCCCCCTGGGCCCGTTCGGCCGGCACCTACATCACCCTGGCGCTGTCGGTGATCATCATCCGGATGGTCTTCCAGATCCTGCTGGGCGGTTCGGACACCGGCACCGTCCTGGTCCGGCTGCCCCGGATCCCACTGCCGCTGGGCGTCACCCTCGGCGGCCCGGTGACCGCCGAGGGGCTGGCCACCACCGGCTACGACGCCCTGCGCCTGGCCACCATGCTGGCCTGTTTCGGGGCCGCCAACACTCTCGCCGATCCCCGCGGCGTCCTCAAATCCGTGCCGGCCGCCCTCCACGACATCTCGGTGGCCGTCGTCATCGCTCTGTCGGTCTTCCCCCAACTCATCGTCTCGGTGGCCCGGGTCCGGCGGGCGCGTCGGCTGCGCGGCGGACGCGCCAAGGGCCTGCGGGCCCTCACCAGCATCCTCATCCCCGTACTCCAGGACGCCGTGGAGTCCTCGATGGACCTGTCCCGGGCGATGGAGTCGCGGGGATTCGGGCGGACCCGCGACAACCGCAGGGTCCGCCCCGGCACCGCCACCGGGCTGGTGGCGTCGATGTGCGGCCTGGTCATCGGCGTCTATCTGCTCCTCACCGATCCGCGGTGGGCGTCGGCGCCGCGCCTGTCGGCACAGCTGGTCGGCGCGGTGGTGCTCGGTCTGAGCGCCATCGGTGCGGTCGCCGGCCTGCGGTCCTCGGGACGACGCCTGCGGGTCACCCGCTACCGGCCGCACCGGTGGACCCCACGGTCGATCGCGGTGATCGGCTGCGGGCTGTTGGTGGTGATCTGCACCGCTGCTCTCAACAGCCTCGCCCCGGCCGCCGTCAACCCGTCGACCAGCCCGCTGGAGTGGCCGGTGCTGCACCCGCTCATGCTGGGCATCGCGGCCCTGGTCGCCGCACCCGCATTCCTCACCTCCCCACCACGGCGGGCCCGTGCGGCCCAGCCGCGGCAGCGGGATCTTCCGGCACAGCCACGGCAGCGGGATCTTCCGGCCCAGCCGCGGCCCAATCACCCCGATCGGAGAGGCCGATGA
- a CDS encoding superoxide dismutase: protein MAVYTLPDLDYDYSALEPHISGQIMQLHHDKHHQTYVTGANTALEKLEEARAKGDFGAINKLEKDLAFNLGGHINHSVFWKNMSPDGGGRPEGNELAAAIDEYFGSFEGFQKQFNEAAKGLQGSGWGILAWDALGQRLNTFQLFDQQGNLPTSQIPIVQLDMWEHAYYLQYQNVKANYVDAWWNVVNWADATARFDRARTQTAGLI from the coding sequence ATGGCTGTTTACACCCTTCCCGATCTCGACTACGACTACAGCGCTCTCGAGCCCCATATCTCGGGTCAGATCATGCAGCTTCACCACGACAAGCATCACCAGACCTACGTGACGGGCGCGAACACCGCCCTGGAGAAGCTCGAGGAGGCGCGCGCCAAGGGAGACTTCGGCGCCATCAACAAGCTCGAGAAGGATCTCGCCTTCAACCTCGGCGGCCACATCAACCACTCGGTGTTCTGGAAGAACATGTCCCCCGACGGCGGCGGACGCCCCGAGGGCAACGAGCTGGCCGCGGCGATCGACGAGTACTTCGGCTCCTTCGAGGGGTTCCAGAAGCAGTTCAACGAGGCCGCCAAGGGCCTCCAGGGCTCCGGCTGGGGAATCCTCGCCTGGGACGCCTTGGGTCAGCGACTCAACACCTTCCAGCTCTTCGACCAGCAGGGCAACCTGCCGACGAGCCAGATCCCGATCGTCCAGCTGGACATGTGGGAGCACGCCTACTACCTGCAGTACCAGAACGTGAAGGCGAACTACGTCGACGCCTGGTGGAATGTCGTCAACTGGGCCGACGCGACCGCCCGCTTCGACCGGGCTAGGACTCAGACCGCGGGTCTGATCTGA
- a CDS encoding class I SAM-dependent methyltransferase, whose translation MSHYFQTPTGPVETRTIRARIWDEELTFTTAGGVFSGSRLDLGTSVLFRSVEPPSGPGTFLDLGCGYGPIACALALAVPGARVHAVDVNDLAVSLTDRNARSLGVGDRVRASRPEEVDPDLRFDEIWSNPPIRVGKETLHEMLLTWLGRLSADGVAHLVVGRNLGADSLARWLGGQGYAATRVASAKGFRVLDVTG comes from the coding sequence GTGAGCCATTACTTCCAGACCCCCACCGGCCCGGTCGAGACCCGCACCATCCGGGCCCGGATCTGGGACGAGGAACTCACCTTCACCACCGCCGGCGGCGTCTTCTCCGGTTCCAGGCTCGATCTGGGCACCTCTGTGCTGTTCAGGTCCGTCGAACCGCCGTCGGGTCCCGGCACCTTCCTCGACCTGGGCTGCGGCTACGGGCCGATCGCCTGCGCCCTGGCCCTGGCCGTCCCCGGCGCCCGGGTGCACGCCGTCGACGTCAATGACCTGGCGGTGAGCCTCACCGACCGCAACGCGCGCTCACTGGGGGTCGGCGATCGGGTGCGGGCCTCGCGCCCCGAGGAGGTCGATCCGGACCTCCGCTTCGACGAGATCTGGTCCAACCCGCCCATCCGGGTGGGCAAGGAGACACTCCACGAGATGCTGCTGACCTGGCTCGGCCGGCTCTCCGCCGACGGCGTCGCGCATCTGGTCGTGGGACGCAATCTGGGAGCGGACTCGCTGGCGCGCTGGCTCGGCGGGCAGGGGTACGCGGCGACCCGGGTGGCCTCGGCCAAGGGATTCCGGGTGCTCGACGTCACCGGCTGA
- the truA gene encoding tRNA pseudouridine(38-40) synthase TruA, whose amino-acid sequence MSEVTRRWRLDIAYDGADFSGWAAQPDRRTVQGELERWIPRVLRLDPPVPLTVAGRTDAGVHARGQVAHIDLPAALEPRPDLARRLRRVLEPDVVVRRVSAVPDAFDARFSALWRRYVYRLWDADSDPDPLDRRHVVQVREHLDVDLLNAAGASLLGLRDFAPFCKRREGATTIRTLMDCRAVRLDDPAGTIELTVRADAFCHSMVRSLVGALAAVGASRRRQQWLDEVAASPTRASSVVVMPAAGLTLEEVGYPDEDGLAARAAQSRAVRSADELADCGCDGPDLPTTPTTHAAR is encoded by the coding sequence ATGAGCGAGGTCACCAGACGCTGGCGCCTGGACATCGCCTATGACGGCGCCGACTTCTCCGGCTGGGCCGCCCAGCCGGACCGGCGCACCGTCCAGGGCGAGCTGGAGCGGTGGATCCCCCGGGTCCTCAGGCTCGACCCCCCGGTGCCGCTGACCGTGGCCGGGCGCACCGACGCCGGCGTCCACGCCCGCGGGCAGGTGGCCCACATCGACCTGCCGGCCGCCCTCGAGCCCCGCCCCGACCTGGCGCGCCGCCTCCGGCGCGTCCTGGAGCCCGACGTCGTCGTCCGGCGGGTCAGCGCGGTACCCGACGCCTTCGACGCCCGCTTCTCCGCCCTGTGGCGCCGCTACGTCTACCGGCTGTGGGACGCCGACTCGGACCCCGATCCGCTGGACCGCCGCCACGTCGTGCAGGTCCGCGAGCACCTCGACGTCGACCTGCTCAACGCGGCCGGCGCCTCCCTGCTCGGTCTGCGCGACTTCGCGCCATTCTGCAAACGGCGCGAGGGGGCCACCACCATCCGCACCCTGATGGACTGCCGGGCGGTGCGCCTGGACGACCCCGCCGGCACCATCGAGCTCACCGTCCGAGCCGACGCCTTCTGCCACTCCATGGTCCGCTCCCTGGTCGGGGCGCTCGCGGCGGTCGGCGCCTCCAGACGCCGTCAGCAGTGGCTCGACGAGGTCGCCGCCTCGCCGACCAGAGCCTCCAGCGTCGTCGTCATGCCCGCCGCCGGCCTCACCCTGGAGGAGGTCGGCTACCCCGACGAGGACGGGCTGGCCGCCCGGGCAGCGCAGTCCCGCGCCGTGCGCAGCGCCGACGAGCTCGCCGACTGCGGCTGCGACGGGCCGGACCTCCCGACGACCCCCACGACGCACGCCGCGCGATGA
- a CDS encoding ABC transporter ATP-binding protein, with protein sequence MTPAIRLDDVSITLPDAEAPVLSHLDLAVQEGDLALVIGRTGAGKSTLLGALNGLVPHFSGGRLEGTVTVAGRDTRGHRPRDLADVVGVVGQNPMAGFVTDTVEDEIAYGMEQLGISPSIMRKRVEETLDLLSIADLRSRPLLDLSGGQQQRVAIASVLAAQPRILVLDEPTSALDPTAAQDVLASITTLVDDVGLTVVLAEHRLERVMHAADTVIWLPGDGSAVQGDPSEVLLKADVTPPLAQLSRLLGWDSVPLSVRRARRRVHDEERIPARSAPEPSEALSWSADPDDDVAELEDLCVSYGDLDAVDHVDLALQSGTVTALMGRNGAGKSSLMWAVQGATRSSGSVRVRSNPAPAARPASGAQEWSDPRTASPEQARRLVSLVPQAAADLLYLPSVGDECEQADRESEVAPGTTASILDRLGAGLPADRDPRDLSEGQRLALVLAIQLAARPTVVLLDEPTRGLDYAMKAQLARIVRGIADGSGPGLPGSPAAVLISTHDVEFAAASSDRTVVMADGQIVADGTTRSVCTSSPAFSPQMAKVFHPADVLTPDEVARALKEPAEGGSR encoded by the coding sequence ATGACCCCGGCGATCCGCCTCGACGACGTCTCCATCACCCTCCCCGACGCCGAGGCGCCCGTCCTGTCCCATCTGGACCTGGCCGTCCAGGAGGGAGACCTGGCCCTGGTGATCGGGCGCACAGGTGCCGGGAAATCCACCCTGCTGGGCGCCCTCAACGGCCTGGTGCCGCACTTCTCCGGCGGCCGCCTGGAGGGCACCGTGACCGTCGCCGGCCGCGACACCCGCGGCCACCGCCCCCGGGATCTGGCCGATGTGGTGGGTGTGGTCGGCCAGAATCCGATGGCGGGTTTCGTCACCGACACTGTCGAGGACGAGATCGCCTACGGCATGGAGCAGCTGGGCATCTCGCCGTCGATCATGCGCAAGCGGGTCGAGGAGACCCTGGACCTGCTGAGCATCGCCGACCTCCGCTCCCGCCCCCTGCTGGACCTGTCGGGAGGCCAGCAGCAGCGGGTCGCGATCGCCTCCGTGCTGGCCGCCCAGCCCCGCATCCTGGTGCTGGACGAGCCGACCAGCGCCCTGGACCCGACCGCCGCCCAGGACGTCCTGGCCTCCATCACCACACTGGTCGACGACGTCGGGCTCACGGTGGTGCTGGCCGAGCACCGACTCGAACGGGTGATGCACGCCGCCGACACGGTCATCTGGCTGCCCGGCGACGGCTCGGCCGTCCAGGGGGACCCCTCCGAGGTACTTCTGAAGGCCGACGTCACCCCTCCCTTGGCGCAGCTGTCGCGCCTCCTCGGCTGGGACTCGGTGCCCCTGTCGGTGCGGCGGGCCCGTCGCCGGGTGCACGACGAGGAGCGGATTCCGGCGCGCAGCGCCCCCGAACCCAGCGAGGCCCTCAGCTGGAGCGCGGATCCGGACGACGACGTCGCCGAGCTGGAGGACCTCTGCGTCTCCTACGGCGACCTGGACGCCGTCGATCATGTGGACCTGGCGCTGCAGTCCGGAACCGTCACCGCCCTGATGGGACGCAACGGGGCCGGGAAATCCTCCCTGATGTGGGCCGTGCAGGGGGCGACCCGCAGCTCCGGCTCGGTGCGGGTGAGGTCGAACCCCGCCCCGGCGGCGCGCCCGGCATCCGGAGCACAGGAGTGGTCGGACCCGCGCACCGCCTCCCCCGAGCAGGCCCGCCGACTGGTGAGCCTGGTGCCCCAGGCGGCCGCCGACCTGCTCTACCTGCCCAGCGTCGGCGACGAGTGCGAGCAGGCCGACCGGGAGTCCGAGGTGGCCCCCGGAACAACGGCGTCCATCCTCGACAGGCTCGGCGCCGGCCTGCCGGCCGACCGCGACCCCCGGGACCTGTCGGAGGGCCAGCGGCTCGCCCTGGTGCTGGCCATCCAGCTGGCGGCCCGACCCACGGTGGTGCTGCTGGACGAGCCGACCCGCGGCCTGGACTACGCCATGAAGGCCCAGCTGGCGCGCATCGTGCGTGGCATCGCCGACGGCTCGGGACCCGGCCTGCCCGGGAGCCCCGCCGCCGTGCTCATCAGCACCCACGACGTCGAGTTCGCCGCGGCCTCCAGCGACCGCACCGTGGTGATGGCCGACGGCCAGATCGTCGCCGACGGCACCACCCGGTCCGTCTGCACCTCCTCGCCGGCCTTCTCCCCGCAGATGGCGAAGGTCTTCCACCCGGCCGACGTCCTCACCCCCGACGAGGTGGCGCGTGCCCTCAAGGAGCCGGCGGAGGGGGGCAGCCGATGA
- the rplM gene encoding 50S ribosomal protein L13 produces MTTYSPKPGEVTRNWYVIDAEDIVLGRLATTAANLLRGKHKPQYAPHIDTGDFVVVVNASKIAVTGNKATKSLRHDHSGRPGGLRTTTIGELLAKNPRRAVERAVWGMMPKNKLSRQQMSKLKVYGGPEHPHAAQKPQPFEITQIAQ; encoded by the coding sequence GTGACCACCTACAGCCCCAAGCCCGGTGAGGTCACGCGGAACTGGTACGTCATCGACGCCGAGGACATCGTCCTGGGTCGTCTGGCGACCACCGCCGCAAACCTCCTGCGCGGCAAGCACAAGCCGCAGTACGCCCCGCACATCGACACCGGTGACTTCGTCGTCGTCGTCAATGCCTCGAAGATCGCCGTCACCGGCAACAAGGCGACCAAGTCGCTGCGTCACGACCACTCCGGTCGTCCCGGTGGCCTGCGCACCACCACCATCGGCGAGCTGCTGGCCAAGAACCCGCGCCGCGCCGTGGAGCGCGCCGTGTGGGGCATGATGCCCAAGAACAAGCTCTCGCGCCAGCAGATGAGCAAGCTCAAGGTCTATGGCGGGCCGGAGCACCCCCACGCTGCGCAGAAGCCGCAGCCCTTCGAGATCACCCAGATCGCTCAGTGA
- a CDS encoding ECF transporter S component, which yields MRVTALATPTSSRIILVLTAVLGLLAFTWPLLLNPGTQADYESRAPFLLAGVLALGVVILLSDLGSAGIDAKALAMLGVLTACGAALRPLSAGTAGIEFIFLLIILGGRVFGAGMGFLLGATTFLTSAVLTAGFGPWLPYQMVAAGFVGLGAGLLPRLSGWAETVMLAGYGFVTAFGYGWLMDFAFWPFSLGLSTSISYSAQASIGTNLKHFVMFNIATSMVWNLGRALTNVVLITLLGQPIMRVLRRAARKASWGSRGGPATRSTPARPAVDLPATRPE from the coding sequence ATGAGAGTCACCGCCCTGGCCACCCCGACCAGTTCCCGGATCATCCTGGTGCTGACCGCCGTGCTCGGCCTGCTGGCCTTCACCTGGCCGCTCCTGCTGAACCCCGGCACCCAGGCCGACTACGAGTCGCGGGCGCCCTTCCTGCTGGCCGGGGTGCTGGCGCTCGGGGTCGTCATCCTGCTCTCGGACCTCGGATCGGCCGGTATCGACGCCAAGGCCCTGGCGATGCTCGGCGTCCTCACCGCATGCGGGGCCGCCCTGCGACCACTGAGCGCCGGCACCGCGGGAATCGAGTTCATCTTCCTGCTCATCATCCTGGGGGGACGGGTCTTCGGCGCCGGCATGGGATTCCTGCTGGGCGCCACCACCTTCCTCACCTCGGCCGTGCTCACGGCCGGATTCGGCCCCTGGCTGCCCTACCAGATGGTCGCCGCCGGCTTCGTCGGCCTCGGCGCCGGCCTGCTGCCCAGACTGTCGGGCTGGGCTGAGACCGTCATGCTGGCCGGCTACGGGTTCGTCACCGCATTCGGCTACGGCTGGTTGATGGACTTCGCCTTCTGGCCCTTCAGTCTGGGCCTGTCGACGTCGATCAGCTATTCCGCGCAGGCGTCGATCGGCACCAACCTCAAGCATTTCGTGATGTTCAACATCGCCACATCGATGGTCTGGAATCTGGGCCGGGCGCTCACCAATGTGGTGCTCATCACCCTCCTCGGCCAGCCGATCATGAGAGTGCTGCGCAGGGCTGCACGCAAGGCGTCCTGGGGGAGCCGTGGCGGGCCGGCCACCCGATCGACGCCGGCCCGTCCGGCCGTTGACCTGCCCGCGACACGCCCGGAGTAG
- the trmB gene encoding tRNA (guanosine(46)-N7)-methyltransferase TrmB, with protein MAIQTRQGDDPLATPDAPTNRGDDPLATPDAPTNRGDDPPATPEGDHSAGAHRGGDRLHRGVVSFVRRSPRMNTSQEHAMARLGSRYLVDVPHDTTSTSVAPGSRLDPTEIFGRRAPLTVEIGSGSGDVLASVAAAHPERDFIGFEVYLPSVASSLTRLDHAGARNVRIIIADAAAGLEHLFGPGDLDELWTFFADPWHKKRHHKRRIVSPDLARLVASRLRPGGLWRLATDWQDYADWMLDVLTREPGLVPVDAGPEGYAPRWSERPITRYEKKGVAAGRTVRDLLYRNAREAEETAG; from the coding sequence GTGGCAATCCAGACCAGGCAGGGAGACGACCCCCTCGCGACCCCCGACGCGCCGACCAACCGGGGAGACGACCCCCTCGCGACCCCCGACGCGCCGACCAACCGGGGAGACGACCCCCCCGCGACCCCCGAGGGCGACCACTCGGCCGGCGCCCATCGGGGTGGGGACCGGCTCCACCGGGGAGTCGTCTCCTTCGTGCGCCGATCCCCCCGGATGAACACCTCCCAAGAGCATGCGATGGCCCGACTGGGCTCCCGCTACCTGGTCGACGTGCCCCACGACACCACCAGCACATCGGTGGCCCCCGGCTCCCGGCTCGACCCGACCGAGATCTTCGGACGCCGTGCCCCGCTGACCGTCGAGATCGGATCGGGCTCCGGCGACGTCCTGGCCTCGGTCGCCGCGGCCCACCCGGAGCGCGACTTCATCGGCTTCGAGGTGTACCTGCCCTCGGTCGCCTCCTCCCTGACCCGCCTCGACCACGCCGGGGCGCGCAACGTCCGCATCATCATCGCCGACGCCGCCGCCGGCCTGGAGCACCTCTTCGGGCCCGGCGATCTCGACGAGTTGTGGACCTTTTTCGCCGATCCGTGGCACAAGAAGCGCCACCACAAGCGCAGAATCGTCAGCCCCGACCTCGCCCGTCTGGTCGCCTCACGGCTGCGCCCCGGCGGTCTGTGGCGGCTGGCCACCGACTGGCAGGACTACGCGGACTGGATGCTCGACGTCCTGACCCGCGAACCCGGACTGGTGCCCGTCGACGCCGGCCCCGAGGGCTATGCGCCGCGCTGGTCCGAGAGACCGATCACCCGTTACGAGAAGAAGGGCGTCGCGGCCGGCCGCACAGTGCGCGACCTGCTCTACCGGAATGCCCGGGAGGCCGAGGAGACGGCCGGATGA